The genomic segment CACGAATGTCGTCTCGACGAATTGCAAATTGAAGCGTCAGTATGAAATAACCAACAGAAAGTATCAGGGCCGCGGCAGAATACCCAGTGCTGGCGATACCAACATAGCGCGGCAACAATGCCACCGGGACAAAAATAGCTGCATACAAAAGAGCAATGATCCCGGCTGTCATCCCCGTTTTCGAGCTGCCTGGAAGCATTCGCAGACCAGCCGAGTTGTACTCATGCCGGTAAATCCAGCCGATAGCCAGGAAGTGGGGGAACTGCCATACAAAGAAAATAGCGAACAACGCAAACGCCGGCGAATAATCCGGGTTGCCGGTTGCCAGCCAGCCCAGGGCGGCAGGCATGGCACCAGGAATCGCGCCAACCGTGGTACAAACTACGCTGTGTCGTTTCAGCGGAGTATACCCAACAACGTAAATCAACATGGTTAGCAACGATGCAATCGCGCAAAGCATGTTTGTGGAAAAAGTAAGGGTCAGAAAACCCAGAATCGCTGCGGCTGTTCCCAAACAGAGAGCTTCAGCCACACCAACGACTCCCGTGACCAATGGACGACTGGAAGTTCGGGGCATTAAAGCATCGGTGCCGCGTTCGAGCGTCTGATTGAGAATGCTTGAAGCTGCCACAAACAGGACGATACCCAGACTGGCCATGACCGCCTGAAACCAGTCAATCGTGGAATTGCTTGCCAGTACGAAACCCACCATCACAGAGACGGCTGTCATCACCGCTATTCTCGGGCGACAGAGCACCGCATACGCGGCGAGCTTTTCTCGATTGAGCAGACGACGCGCTGTATCAACTGACAGTTTTCCGGAAACAATCGCAGTCTCAGAAGAATAGATCGAAGCACTGCTCATGCCACATCCCCTTCCGCAATTGACGGTATTGCACTACGGGAGATCGACAAAGATGAAATGCGTCCGTTCTGCACCAGGCGAGCCACCAGACAGGCACTCACCGTGGAACTGCAAAGCAAGAACATTCCGCAGACGGTATGTGATGAGCAAACAACAGCCTGAGCAAGCGAACCTGATGTGGCAACATACCCCAGCCAGGGGATGCCAAGACGGGTAGCATACGCACCCAAACCCAGAAGAATCTGAAGATGCAATGACCCCATCAGCAGCCGTGCAGCGAGGTTCAGTGATGGAACGCTGGATCTCCGCAGGGAACCTATTGCAATCAGGCTGGCAAGCGTCACAAGCACAGCGCCGCCAATGTGTTCATACAGAAGAAAATGCAGATGGCGAAAACAACTGCCCAGAATGTATTGAGCAAAAACCAGAGCTGGCAGTACAAGCACGATGATCGCCGACGAGGCAGTCATTGAATCATCGCGTTCGTAAACCACTTTCTTCCAATGATCCGAAGAAAAAAGCACGAAACCAGCGCACAAACAGAAGAACATAGCGCCAGTGATGCTGTGCAGCATCGCAAGCAATTGTCGATCCATCAGCACTCTGGCTCCACCAAGCAAACCCTGCCCAATTACAGACAGCAGAATTACGATGGAGTAGACCCGTGCCCATCGGATGCTGGTCATGCGGAACGTCGCAACAACGAACAAAATACTGCTGAACCCGAGAAGCATACCGGCCAGTCGATGGCCATGTTCAGTGAACTTATCCGGGTTGGCCAGATCCTTCAGCCACGGATACAACAACATGTTTTGACCGTCGGAGGTCGGCCAGTCTGCGAAGGCCATTCCTGCTTTTAATGTTGTCACCAGCGCACCCATCGAAATCGGCAGAAGGGCCAGCCCACACAGGAGCAGCGCCATCCGGCGAATTGATTTTGGAGGCTGGAGGTCAGAAGCAGTCACTTAGTTTGGGCCAAACTGGAGGAGACGAGCGCGGAACGATCTAGTGAGCAGGGGACGGGGATGGCACGCCCTGCGGATGTGGCGTGGTTTGCAATATGAAATCCTGTCCAAGGGCCTCAGCTTCCGGAGAAGAATACTCATATGGGCCACGGTAGCAGACGGGCGGCTCATCAAAGTTGCCATGTCCCGGCGGAGATGGCGCTGACCATTCCAGACCATTTGCCCCCCAGGGATTGCGTCCAGCCTTTTCTCCGAAGAAGAAGCTGTAGGCGAAATTGCCCAGCAGAAGAAACTGGGCAACGCCCATCAGAATTGCTGACATTGTCATCAGCTGATTCATCGGCAGAAGGTGTTCAAGGTACGGATGCAGATAAGGATCCGCATATCGACGGGGCATACCGGCAATGCCAAGCAAATGCATCGGGAAGAAGGTACCATTGAACCCGATGAATGTCAGGAAGAAGTGGAGCTGTGCCACTTTGTCGTTCATCAGCCGCCCGAACATCTTGGGAAACCAGAACTGAATGCCGGCAAAGACTCCGAACAGAGTCGCTCCGAACAAGACGTAATGGAAGTGGGCCACAATGAAGTAGGTGTCGTGGAAATAGACATCCACCGGGACAGCGGCCATGAAGATTCCGCTCAGGCCACCCACGATAAACATGGATACAAATCCGGCACAGTTCAGCATGACTCCATTGAATCGCACCTTTCCGTCCCAGATCGTTCCGATCCAGTTGAAAGTCTTGATGGCCGATGGAAGAGCGATCATCATGGTTGAGGTCATGAACGTCATGCCGAGAGCGGGATTCATGCCGCTCGTGAACATGTGATGTCCCCACACAATGAATCCAAGGCCGGCAATTGCAGCCATGGAATATACCATTGGCTTATAGCCGAAGATCGGTTTTCGGCACATACAGGCCATCATGTCAGAAACCATACCCATCGCGGGCAGAAGCATGATGTAAACCGCTGGATGGGAGTAGAACCAGAACAGGTGCTGCCACAACAAAGGCTGGCCGCCACCGACCGTTGGAGCTGCATTATTCACGATGATCCCGGACGGAACAAAAAAGACGGTTCCCAGCATTCGGTCCGCCACCAGCATGAATCCTGCTGCGGTCAGAACCGGCAGTGCAAACGCCTGAAGGATGGCTGTAATGAACATGCTCCAGATTGTAAGTGGCATTCGGAACAAGGTCATCCCGGGAGCACGCATGTTAATGATGGTGGTCATGTAGTTGACCGACCCCATCATGGATGAAACACCAACGAGGGTCAGGCCGAAAAGCCAGAATGTCTGAGCTGATCCGGATCCGGGAGCCGCCTGTACCAGGGCACTCAACAATGGATAAGATGTCCAGCCACCAGCTGGTCCTGCGGTGGCCCCTCCGACAAAGAAACTGATTCCAAAGCAGAAAATTGCGGGCCACATGAACCAGTAGCTGAGCATATTCAGCACCGGAAACGCCATATCATCAGCACCGATCTGCAATGGGATCAGGAAGTTCCCAAACGCTCCTGCAAGAACCGGAATGATCACAAGGAAGATCATCACAGAAGCATGCATGGTGAAAAGCATCGTGTAGAACTCAGGACTAATCTGACCACCTTCACCTGTGAACAGCCCGAAGAAGGCACCCAGAAAAGGCATGTTCTCCCAGGGAAAGGCCAGTTGCCATCGAACGGCCAGCGCAAGCGCTCCGCCAACCATCAACATCAGCAGAGTCGTGACAAGAAATTGAATCCCAATGACCTTGTGGTCAGTCGAGAATACGTACTTCTGTACGAAGCTCAGCTCGTGATGGCCGTGTGAATGGCTGTCGGCATGATCATGGCTTTCCAATGCCGGACTCGCAGTAGCCATTGTCTATCTACCCTTCGGAACAATTCCATGTAAAACATGAACGATGAAATAATGTGCAGACCGTTGGTCTGAAATATTAAGCCAGGTTACTCAGATTCAGATTCTTCGCGGAATCCATCTTCGTCCTGCTGAGCCCGCAGGTCCACCATGTATTGTGCCACAGCAGCCTTCGATTCAGCGACGATCTTTGCACGCATTTTATAATGGCCCCAACCACAGAGCTCTGCACACACAATGTCGTATTCGCCAGCCTCAGGAATCTCAAACCAAACGGGAATGATCAGACCAGGAACAGCGTCCTGTTTAAGACGCAGTTGAGGGGCGAAGAATGCATGCTGCACATCCTGGGTTCGGAGGTTCAGTTTGACCGGATGCCCGGTTGCAACGTGGATCTCATTGACCCAGTACAGGTCACCTTCTGCAGGTTCATCCTGCAGTTCAGTACCCGGGGCTGGATAACGAATCCTCCACTCGAACTGCCGAGCCGTCAATTCGGCGGCGGAACCTTCGGCAATGGTCTCTTCCGGATAGAATGACTGAACTCGGTACTCAGCCCAGACGTCCATCTGGTACAGGGCGATAAAAACAAGCACGAACGCCGGAACAATAGTCCAGATCAATTCAAGGCTGTGGCTACCGTGCGAGAAATGCGCCTTTGAGCTGTCCTCTTTGGTGGCACCCTTCCAGAGTACAAATCCAAGACCAGCCTGAGTGCCGATGAAAACGACCGTCACAATGGCAAGGATCAGATAGAAAAGGCCTTCGATCCGCACACCAATGGGAGACTTGGCTTCACCAGGAAACCACCAACCACGATCGGGGGCAATCCAGCAAACGTAGAGCGCAAGGATGGGCCAGAATAGAAAGAAAAGAGCCCAGAACTTTTTCACGAGAGAACTCCGAACGATTCAGTCAGCCATCCCTGCCAATCACGGAAGGAACGGTTGAAAACATCAACAACACCGGGCAAACAATCAGCACTCTACTCTGCAGCCGCATCCGTTGAAGCCTGCCCCGAGGCTCCTGGTTCAACTTCAAACGGAATGCTCAATACATAATTCACGACATGCCAGATGTCTTCATGCGGAACACTCTTAAAGGAGGGCATCCGCGTACCTTTGATTCCTGCATGAAGACGACAGAATAAGTCATATGGACGACGCCCACCGCGGAAAATCCCCTGAGTGAGCACTCGTGGCTGATTGACGTTATCCCAAACATCGTGCAAGCCAGGCTCCGGGTAAAGCTCATTGGTAACGGGATTCTTTTCGTAGATTGTTGTCTGTGGCCCATCCCCGCGGCCGTAAATCCCGTGACAGTCTGCACAGTTTAAAGTCTTGCTCAGGTAGAGCTCGCGACCCCGACGGCGGGATTCAGGCGAGTCAGGTATCCGTGGAATTGACGGAGCCACCAACGCTTCTTCGTCATTTGCTGTGGACCAGCTTTCGGCCAGTTCGTCGCCGATGTCATTCACATACCCGGGCAGATCATCTGCCATGAACGTTTTCAGTTCTGAAATGATGTCGCTGCGGCTTTCTCCACCCTTCACTCGATTCGTCATCGCCGTGAGGCTGTAGTCCGAAGAGAGTTCATTGACAACCTTACGCTCGAACTCGCCACGAATTGCAAGGAATCGAACATACTCCACCAGCGAATGGATTTCATTATCCGCAAGCAACAGGAACGATGGCATGTAAGTACCGGGGATCCCCTGACGAAGGACGCGGGTCAAATCGTCGCGGCTGACTTTTGCCTGATCGTTGGTTGTCGTGAATTTAAAGACCCCATGGCGGTAATCGCGGGGACGCGGATAAAGATACTGTGCGGTCGGACCATTGCCATCACCACTGGTTCCGTGGCAGTGACTACAATGACGCTGGTACAGGCCACGTCCCATCTTCAGGTTGTCGCCGGCACCGATTGAAACAATATCCCCGGGTGCTGGAGTCTCTGGCAGTGCGTTTGAAAGTGTGGCCGTTCGGGAAGCGGCATCCCAACGCAGTACAGATGCAACCTGTCCGCTGCAGGATCCATTGACGAACTGTACGAGCGACAATTCCTCCGGAATCAGATCCTCGCTTTCGAACGCCAGCGTGACTTCTTTGATCGCCGCGCCTCCCTCCGGAAAGGACTCCACAGTTCCCGTGAAACCGCCGAAATCGATTGGAAGCTTCTGCCAGGCACGAAGATTCTGTGGGTCACCGAATCGTTCATCAACGAGCTTCTTCACCCCCGGTGACTCTTTGAATCCTGTCTGAGCTTCGCTGACCAGCGATAGCGTTCGATCGCTGTAGACGAAAGATGATTCAAGTCCGGACTTAGAGCATCCCGTGACCAGAATGAGCGACATTGCGATCGCAGAGCAAAACCGAAAATGACTGGAAGTCTGCGACATCCCAAAAACCTCAAATCAACAACTGAATAGTTCAGAATTTGAAACCAACAAGTAAGTTTCAGCCGACTAGTTCAAGACGAATCTCGAAGAAGGTACCTCGATGACCACGCTGTTTGTCGCGTCGGACTGAATCGTAACTTCATATTTACGCTCTATGAAATTACCGTCAACAGATTCGTGCCATAACGCCAACTGATGTTTGCCGGCAGGCAAGTCTGCAATCGTGAACTTCCCGCCATCCTGTGTAACCGCCGCGTACGGATGATCAATTGGCAGGTGCCAGGCTTTCATCCAGCCGTGATAGTCACATGTCACAGCGATTGGTGCTGACTCAGCTCGACGATACTGGAAATTCAGAACACCTTCTCGATCATTCGGAGCGACCCCGGAGTTGACCGAGTCGTTCTTCTGAGGGTACGTGTGAGTATTGTGGGCAACCGCATCGCCGCTGAGCACGCGGAGTGTGCGTCCCGTCGGAACAATCAAAGCGTGGGGCTTAAAGCGACAGCCTTTCTGGTCGAAAATGATGTCGTCGCCACCGGCCTCCAGGCCTTTGCCGCCTTTGGGAGCCTTCGATAAATACACGAATACGTTCTCAATTCCGTTGTCACTGCCAAGAACGAACTTGTCGTCGGGCACATCAGTCTCTGCACAAACTTCCTTATCTTTAACGTCCGCACCTGCGGCAATCAGTGGAGCCACAACAGGCGCGGTACCTGTCAGCACGATTCGACCTTCCAGTGTGCCGAAGCCACTGCCACCTGAAGAACTGGACGCTGTCGGAGCCGCCCCCTCCACCTCTCCGGCTCCCTCATCGGACCCGGAGCCGAAATCCGGGGGCAGCACTGTCACTTCCGGAACAACAGAAGCACCGCCGCCGTACTGACCACAGCCGCTGACAAATGCTGTCAGGATGAATGCGAGAGTTGAAAATTCAGAGAGTTTCATTTGTAGAACCGGTAGATTGAATTCGAGCAAGTGAGTTCTTACGCTTTGCGAATTATTCCGCCCCGGCTGCGGGATCAGCCCCGGGAGAGGCTGCCGCCGGATTCTCGTAAACAATCGGGCCAACGTTTTCCATCAATTGCGGATAGTTCAGGAGTGCATCGCGAACACCAATATTCTGGCTGCCCGGGTCACCGTTGAACAATTCAGGAAACTGAGTCGAGTTGTTCTTTGGGAAGTTTTGGGGCATTGAAGTATAAGGTGTGATCCATTTCGGATTGTAAATCCAGAGCTGTAGCCAGTCTGAACGCAACCGCTGATTCACAACATTCAGATTTGGTCCCTGAATGTCTTTCGCAGGATCAGATACTTTGAATTTCCGCCCGCCAAGGGAATGGCACTTCACACAGAGCGGACCATTTAAAGTCTTCCAGGATTCCGTTAGATAGTCTTCACCTTCTTCAAGAAGCCCGGCATGCACGGCAGCCGCTTGCTTTGAAGCGATGTAGTCCGGATCCGCAGGCTCATTCTCCTGATATGGGAAAGGAACACCATCTACAGCTGCGAAGTAGTTGGCGAGAACCCGGGCTTCTTCCGGTGACATATTGAACCTGGGCATACGCAGAACGGTCGTGTAGCGAATCTTTCCCGGCTCAAGAAGGAAGTTGTAAAGCCAGTCTGTCTGTACTTTAAAACCTTCCTGGATCAATGGTGGTGGAGACGATTGCCATGCAAGGAATCGATTGCCACCTGTGCGGGTCTCCATAAGCTGTTCGACAAGCGATTCAGCAAACGCACCACCCCTAGCCGGCTTATAGTCAATCAACTGAGATTGAGGCACGGTGATACGAGCACCTGGAAGCAGGCGTTTGGAATCATCCCCTTCGCCGAAGACGGCCGTTTCCCACAAGTCAAAGCCATGCTCCTGGAATTCCAGGTCTTCCTCCGGATCAGGGTACGAATACCGCAACCCGTGAAAAGTAGCGATGGGTAGCTGGACCTTCTCGTCGTCAACTACAAATTCGCTCGTACTGCCGGTCAGTGCGGCCCTTGGTGGTCGCATTCTGAGCAGCAAATTTAATGCTTCTTCGTAGTCACCGCCGCCAAGTTCTGTCGCGTAGAGCTCGTCCAGATTTGCGCCGAAGGTAATCTGCGGCAGATCAACCATATGACACCCAGTGCAGTTGTACTTCGCGAGAAGTACCTCACCCTGAATCCTAGTGTTTTCACGTTCATCCGGAGTGTAGACATATTCGGAGGCTGGAGGATCAGCGACAAGCCCGAGGATGAACGTAGCAATTGCTTCAATTTCGTCCTCTTTCAGGGGGAACTTTGGCATACGCAGCCGGTCGTCATAACCCTTGGTCTCGGTCTTCATGTAGTCGTAGCTGCGGGGAGCTCGAAGTTTCTGCCAAATGAAGCCCGGCCGGCCGTGATGGAGAATGCTGTCGTAGAAATATGCTGCACCAAGCTCTCGATCTTCCTCTTCAGCAGAAGAAAACTGCCCCTTCTCCACGCCACCCGCGACAGCACTCTTGTAAGCCTGTTCCACTCGCTCCGCTGTTGACGCGAAAGTTGAATCCGCGGGTTCACCATGGTGGTGCAGGAATTCTTCAATATGCTCAAAGCCAAGTTTACTGGTATCTTTTCTACCCCAGTCCTGAAGAGCCACACCAATCGGACGTGCCAATTCGTAACCAGGAATGTCGTGGCATGCATAGCATCCGTACTTGCTGACGGTCTTCCGCCCGACGTATTCGAGCTTGCGAGCACGCCATTCAGCCGGGTCAGTTACAGCAGACCCATCATCCGTGGCCAGGGAGATTTCATCACCGACAACGTCTGCCAGCTGACGTGGATAAAGCCCGGTTTCAATAATGGAAGATGCCTTCTGAGCACTAAACGATTTGCTCAGGTACATTGCTACAAGTTCATCAACGACCGCGTCATTTACCTCTGCGGATGGATACTCCCCTGGTTCTCCCTGCGACAACAGAAACGCAGTGATGTCGGCCGCAGGGTCAATCTGAGTTGTACCATCTGTGTCGGTGTAGGACTCAAGGTACAGGTTTGGCATACGGGTCTTCGCATGGTAGCGGTCCGGCTCCCGAATCCAGGTGTAAAGCCATGTCGAAAACGCAGGATTGTCTGTGTCCCGTTTCGCTTTCAAATGAATGTCACTGATGTTGGGACCGAAGTCGGCCTTTGACGATTCCACGGCAGAATGAGTATGGCAGGCCAGGCATCCTCGTTCAGAGAAGAGCTGTTTTCCACGTTCTGCATTCGCCTGATAGCCATCCGCGGGCTTCAATGTCTCCAGTGGCTGCGAAACATTCAGCAACAGCGATGCGATCCCGGCGAGCTCAGCGGTCTGATACTTGGCTGCTTTCTCGTCCTGCTGATTCGTCAGGTTGAAGAACTGAGGCATACGAGTAGAAGGACGGAATCGACCTGGAATTTCTGTCCAGTACTCAATCCAGGGACGCGTCGTCTTCTCAGCGATGTGCCTGAGGCTTGGCCCCACCTTACGCATTTTTCCGGCGACCTGTCCCGGATCAGCGGCAATTCGAGCTATCTCTTCCGGAGTCTGTGGCTCGAGACGCAAATCAGGACCAATGGCGAGCCCGGCATCATAACCATGAATCTCGTGGCACCCGAAGCAACCATACTGCTTGACCAGTTCGAATCCGCGCGAGACCTTTGGTGCTGAAGATCCGAATCGTGGATTCACCGCCAGCTCT from the Planctomycetaceae bacterium genome contains:
- a CDS encoding protoheme IX farnesyltransferase encodes the protein MSSASIYSSETAIVSGKLSVDTARRLLNREKLAAYAVLCRPRIAVMTAVSVMVGFVLASNSTIDWFQAVMASLGIVLFVAASSILNQTLERGTDALMPRTSSRPLVTGVVGVAEALCLGTAAAILGFLTLTFSTNMLCAIASLLTMLIYVVGYTPLKRHSVVCTTVGAIPGAMPAALGWLATGNPDYSPAFALFAIFFVWQFPHFLAIGWIYRHEYNSAGLRMLPGSSKTGMTAGIIALLYAAIFVPVALLPRYVGIASTGYSAAALILSVGYFILTLQFAIRRDDIR
- a CDS encoding COX15/CtaA family protein yields the protein MALLLCGLALLPISMGALVTTLKAGMAFADWPTSDGQNMLLYPWLKDLANPDKFTEHGHRLAGMLLGFSSILFVVATFRMTSIRWARVYSIVILLSVIGQGLLGGARVLMDRQLLAMLHSITGAMFFCLCAGFVLFSSDHWKKVVYERDDSMTASSAIIVLVLPALVFAQYILGSCFRHLHFLLYEHIGGAVLVTLASLIAIGSLRRSSVPSLNLAARLLMGSLHLQILLGLGAYATRLGIPWLGYVATSGSLAQAVVCSSHTVCGMFLLCSSTVSACLVARLVQNGRISSLSISRSAIPSIAEGDVA
- a CDS encoding cbb3-type cytochrome c oxidase subunit I, with translation MATASPALESHDHADSHSHGHHELSFVQKYVFSTDHKVIGIQFLVTTLLMLMVGGALALAVRWQLAFPWENMPFLGAFFGLFTGEGGQISPEFYTMLFTMHASVMIFLVIIPVLAGAFGNFLIPLQIGADDMAFPVLNMLSYWFMWPAIFCFGISFFVGGATAGPAGGWTSYPLLSALVQAAPGSGSAQTFWLFGLTLVGVSSMMGSVNYMTTIINMRAPGMTLFRMPLTIWSMFITAILQAFALPVLTAAGFMLVADRMLGTVFFVPSGIIVNNAAPTVGGGQPLLWQHLFWFYSHPAVYIMLLPAMGMVSDMMACMCRKPIFGYKPMVYSMAAIAGLGFIVWGHHMFTSGMNPALGMTFMTSTMMIALPSAIKTFNWIGTIWDGKVRFNGVMLNCAGFVSMFIVGGLSGIFMAAVPVDVYFHDTYFIVAHFHYVLFGATLFGVFAGIQFWFPKMFGRLMNDKVAQLHFFLTFIGFNGTFFPMHLLGIAGMPRRYADPYLHPYLEHLLPMNQLMTMSAILMGVAQFLLLGNFAYSFFFGEKAGRNPWGANGLEWSAPSPPGHGNFDEPPVCYRGPYEYSSPEAEALGQDFILQTTPHPQGVPSPSPAH
- a CDS encoding cytochrome c oxidase subunit II → MKKFWALFFLFWPILALYVCWIAPDRGWWFPGEAKSPIGVRIEGLFYLILAIVTVVFIGTQAGLGFVLWKGATKEDSSKAHFSHGSHSLELIWTIVPAFVLVFIALYQMDVWAEYRVQSFYPEETIAEGSAAELTARQFEWRIRYPAPGTELQDEPAEGDLYWVNEIHVATGHPVKLNLRTQDVQHAFFAPQLRLKQDAVPGLIIPVWFEIPEAGEYDIVCAELCGWGHYKMRAKIVAESKAAVAQYMVDLRAQQDEDGFREESESE
- a CDS encoding cytochrome c, with protein sequence MSLILVTGCSKSGLESSFVYSDRTLSLVSEAQTGFKESPGVKKLVDERFGDPQNLRAWQKLPIDFGGFTGTVESFPEGGAAIKEVTLAFESEDLIPEELSLVQFVNGSCSGQVASVLRWDAASRTATLSNALPETPAPGDIVSIGAGDNLKMGRGLYQRHCSHCHGTSGDGNGPTAQYLYPRPRDYRHGVFKFTTTNDQAKVSRDDLTRVLRQGIPGTYMPSFLLLADNEIHSLVEYVRFLAIRGEFERKVVNELSSDYSLTAMTNRVKGGESRSDIISELKTFMADDLPGYVNDIGDELAESWSTANDEEALVAPSIPRIPDSPESRRRGRELYLSKTLNCADCHGIYGRGDGPQTTIYEKNPVTNELYPEPGLHDVWDNVNQPRVLTQGIFRGGRRPYDLFCRLHAGIKGTRMPSFKSVPHEDIWHVVNYVLSIPFEVEPGASGQASTDAAAE
- a CDS encoding c-type cytochrome — translated: MPASDHFRWNQRTLHLVFAASSVVLLLSVLLMMKQDQADEWRAYQLTQFDLEAAVKEKDLQSVESEAYKKSIRDLEAKVAKAQSKLSDSQAKLDELLAEQDQQTREVDRLEVELKAKNSIRDEARSDYDLAVASGAASESLQGLLEAFEERQAECDETQKILDEAKELVRVTTDSLKELTADRDSVQAELDKVVGEADRIRVALENIKPTETISSIKRSMMEWPIIDGFNSHLKVVQDWLPNLHQTLGMTQIARFDRCRTCHLNIDKTAAGNVAAFPQGSPEAADVHEWVAENSFPQPFSTHPNHELFCTASSPHPVSKFGCTICHEGQGSGTSFGNAEHTPNDPFAAHEWEKEYGYHPNHFWEYPMQPERFRESTCIKCHHNVTELAVNPRFGSSAPKVSRGFELVKQYGCFGCHEIHGYDAGLAIGPDLRLEPQTPEEIARIAADPGQVAGKMRKVGPSLRHIAEKTTRPWIEYWTEIPGRFRPSTRMPQFFNLTNQQDEKAAKYQTAELAGIASLLLNVSQPLETLKPADGYQANAERGKQLFSERGCLACHTHSAVESSKADFGPNISDIHLKAKRDTDNPAFSTWLYTWIREPDRYHAKTRMPNLYLESYTDTDGTTQIDPAADITAFLLSQGEPGEYPSAEVNDAVVDELVAMYLSKSFSAQKASSIIETGLYPRQLADVVGDEISLATDDGSAVTDPAEWRARKLEYVGRKTVSKYGCYACHDIPGYELARPIGVALQDWGRKDTSKLGFEHIEEFLHHHGEPADSTFASTAERVEQAYKSAVAGGVEKGQFSSAEEEDRELGAAYFYDSILHHGRPGFIWQKLRAPRSYDYMKTETKGYDDRLRMPKFPLKEDEIEAIATFILGLVADPPASEYVYTPDERENTRIQGEVLLAKYNCTGCHMVDLPQITFGANLDELYATELGGGDYEEALNLLLRMRPPRAALTGSTSEFVVDDEKVQLPIATFHGLRYSYPDPEEDLEFQEHGFDLWETAVFGEGDDSKRLLPGARITVPQSQLIDYKPARGGAFAESLVEQLMETRTGGNRFLAWQSSPPPLIQEGFKVQTDWLYNFLLEPGKIRYTTVLRMPRFNMSPEEARVLANYFAAVDGVPFPYQENEPADPDYIASKQAAAVHAGLLEEGEDYLTESWKTLNGPLCVKCHSLGGRKFKVSDPAKDIQGPNLNVVNQRLRSDWLQLWIYNPKWITPYTSMPQNFPKNNSTQFPELFNGDPGSQNIGVRDALLNYPQLMENVGPIVYENPAAASPGADPAAGAE